The stretch of DNA tcctggtcagtgagtgacggaGTCGAGGAAGACACAGGAGTCCCACTGAAAGAGGAGCGCCGCTGGTCTCGCTTCTTCTCACGGCAATCAGACTCTGGGTGACCGGGCCAAGAGCAGTAGCCACAGAAGGTGTCACGGCGCGACCGGGCCTGCTCAGAATAAGCAGGGCGACTCACCCCCTGAAGGTGTGGGGAGGAGCGGTGGAGCGGTGAGCCGAGCAGACGACACAGGAGCCCGAACAGCCAACACAGACGGGACCACCAGCAAACCAGCAcagcgaaggcgggtctcctcagcacgaagctcagcaagcacctccgagattggaacacgaccacgagcaagTAAGTGAGCACGTCTGGGCTCAAACTCAGAGcggagacgagataagaactcatggacCCGCTGAAACTCCAGATCAGACCGAGTAGTCTGACAGCAACGACAGGTGCCGCAAACAATTGTCTGAAGAGAGTCAAGCtgacgccagatggcagagcactgtgTATAGAACTCATCAACAGAGGAATCACCTTGCTGAAGGGCATGCTCCTGACGCACCACAGAGAGAtagagagcatcaccagagggctgatagcgctgacaaagATAAGACCACATCGCTGCAACTGTGCCAAGTCCCATGAACTCGGAGGCAAATTGAGGGAGAACACTCACAGTGAGAACAACAGCagctcgagcatcatcattgcaccactgagtgtaagcagacagaTCATCTCGGTACACAGAGAGAGCATCGGAATAAGAAGATACCTGCTGATCATAAGCATCAACCGCAACATCATCCAGAGCCTTGGCAGCATCCCGGTCAGCCTGAGAAGCATCAGCAACAAGGACCGGCTGCACTGGTGGGATTGGGGCCACTGGCGCAACCGGGCATGGCGGACAAGGGACCTTGCCAGAGAGAACACCCCACAGAAAAAGGCCACGCATATGAATGCGCATGAAGCCCACAAActcagcatagttggtgccatcgaaGATCACCGAACAAAGAGGAACAGCAACATAGCCCAAAGAGGACATGGCAAACTTGCTGTTTTTGTTTGGAGTCAActgctcaagatttgatctggatCGAGGAAGCGGCAGAAGCGCGAGCCCTCACGTACGAGCGACAGggaacaaggcccaaggcccagccagaGCGAGCGAGGCAGGAGCACCCGGCCGAGCAGGATACGGGCGCGGGACGGGCTGGCCCCGGCTGGAGCGAAGGAACCATGCGGCGGCGACCAGCCCGCAGGGAGCAGCGGACAGGACGGGGTTGGTGGGGGTCGGGGAGGCCCGATCCGCGGCGAAGACTGCCGGATCCGCGGTGACCGGGACCGAGCTCAGCTTGGTGCAGGGGCGGCCGGCCGGTTAGGAAACACCGGCGACCGGGCCGATCCTGGCAGCAGACGAGACGGGGAAGCCAGGGGAAGCCTAGGGCGAGCCGGGCAGGAGACGGGCCAAGGGCGACAGGCTCCACGACGAGAGAGAGCAGCGGCAGCCGGAGGGCAAGATCGGGGAGGAGCTAGCACGGAGTTGCAGCGTGCGGGGGAGAGGGGAACATAACATTTGATACCATGTTGGATGAATAGCAACTGTATTATCAGAAGGGCCAAGGGCCAATACATATACAAGTGTGTGGTAAAGTGTAAgagaccccttatacaatggggattaACCGAAAAGGGGTATACACATCTAACAAGTTTCAAATTATATGACATTCTAGTTTTGTCCTAAATCAAACATTCTTAAGCCGGACCGAGTCTATAAAAATATCATTGCTGTACATATAAGCATATGTGTTGTAGATTTGGTCAAATAATATAGAGAATTTGAAATGAGATGTGTTCATACTTGATGAAATGCGCATCACCCAATTCGCGATTTAAGAACACAAACAGAGAGATACTGACCTTTCTCACATCTGCAACTAAATTTGACTTAGGGAAAagctagaacttcaaataatttgaaatgtagtactccctccgtcctataatataggacgttttttgatactagtgtagtgtcaaaaaacgtcttatattatgaaacggagggagtatatcaaaaTGCACAAGTTTAACCAATGTGTCATTCTAACTGGTGCCAAGTTATTGCCGATATTACAACTACCTAATTGCTTATAATGCACTTTCAGCACACGGGAGTATCAGATCAGCGAACATAACTACTGAACATGCAACAGCTTATTGTGTCGTATAGGCCAATACCTTTCAGAAGAATACATATAAATTCATATTGAAACTAGTGGAACAAAATTTGTATAGCTTTAGAAAAGCTGAAAGGTCCTTGCTGAGCGAACTTATGTCTAGAGCCTATATAAGCCGACACAACTAACATTTCTGAATAGCTCAAACCCCACATATTCTCTGGAAGATACGACACGGCTTCTATCTACCACAGGCCACCTCATCCAAAATTACTCAGTTGGCTTGTCTGGGTCATCTTCCTCAGGATCCTCCTTGTCAGGATCATCCTCCTGCGGTTCTTCTTGAGGTTgtgcctcttcctcttcttcttcctcatcatcatccaaTGGATCATCAGCTGGTAATGGATGGGGCAATGGTGTTTTCATAGGGCTGAACTTTGGGAAGATGTCAGGTCTCCTCCCAGGCTTAGGTTTCTCCCATTCCTGCAAATGTGTGATAAGACAGTGACCATCAGCTTCAGTGCCAACACAAAAGAAGAACGTCTGATGGAACATCTTTAAATAATTAACTACACCCTCTGTAaagaaaacgctcttatatttctttacgggggAGTACTCTTTTTTAGAGATTGTCCTACAGAAATCTTGCTACAGCTTAGACAAATCACACATGAAAATTGACAGTTATCAATGTGAAACACTGCAAATAAATAAATGGCAGGTTATAACCATGATAAATGTCACCGCGCAGCTCAGCAAGTCCGCAGAACAATAAAATGAAGGTTTGCCTCAAAATATGCAGGAGTCGCATTCAACAGTCACGGAATGGAACACAATTGCAagcaaaaacagaaaggtaacatgAACACAATTTGAATTTCACCTTAGGAAAACTTATAAGTGTCCCCTATCAATTTACCATGAAGATGTTCTTCCACTATTTTTATCCTAAATGATTAGGGCATCTACAGCACCCTAGTATCACACTAAATTTATTTGTGCTTGAAACAAGCAAATATAGAACAAGTCTTAGATCAGTAGGCCATATATTTCAAAACTTGTTTGTAAGAAATTAGATTGTTAGCATCATGACAACGAGACACCAGCTAGAAAATGGAAAGTTCCTGCAGAAAGCGATCTAATAGGCCGTC from Triticum dicoccoides isolate Atlit2015 ecotype Zavitan chromosome 6A, WEW_v2.0, whole genome shotgun sequence encodes:
- the LOC119317111 gene encoding uncharacterized protein LOC119317111, encoding MSSLGYVAVPLCSVIFDGTNYAEFVGFMRIHMRGLFLWGVLSGKVPCPPCPVAPVAPIPPVQPVLVADASQADRDAAKALDDVAVDAYDQQVSSYSDALSVYRDDLSAYTQWCNDDARAAVVLTVSVLPQFASEFMGLGTVAAMWSYLCQRYQPSGDALYLSVVRQEHALQQGDSSVDEFYTQCSAIWRQLDSLQTIVCGTCRCCQTTRSDLEFQRVHEFLSRLRSEFEPRRAHLLARGRVPISEVLAELRAEETRLRCAGLLVVPSVLAVRAPVSSARLTAPPLLPTPSGGESPCLF
- the LOC119317112 gene encoding cell surface glycoprotein 1-like; translated protein: MASAWCLLAPAAAPVAAPGALGVSASESRGVFAARAAVPARTRRRWDSLVVCVAPDEEKITRRSPLDFPIEWEKPKPGRRPDIFPKFSPMKTPLPHPLPADDPLDDDEEEEEEEAQPQEEPQEDDPDKEDPEEDDPDKPTE